One Alteromonas sp. KC3 DNA segment encodes these proteins:
- the argS gene encoding arginine--tRNA ligase has protein sequence MNIHALLVNRFTDALQEMGVDNAPVPVSRSARPEFGEYQFNGAMALAKQLKQKPRDIAEKIVETVKLDDIASKLEVAGPGFINVHLSDAWLANQCESSLNDSRLGITKSQEQNIVVDYSSPNLAKEMHVGHLRTTIIGDAVVKVLEFLGHNVIRQNHMGDWGTQFGMLLAHLSDKLQDEVAETALSDLEDFYREAKVRFDEEEGFADRAREYVVKLQGGDAQCLALWEKFIDVSIAHSEEVYDKLNVSLTRKDIMGESAYNDDLANVISDLKAQGIAVEDQGAQVVFIPELADKEGNPAVYIVQKSGGGYLYATTDLAAMRYRSGKLNADRTLILTDARQALHFKQTEIVGRKAGFMKEEQTYEHCPFGMMLGSDGKPFKTRTGGTVKLVELLDEAVERAGKLIAERDNDLTEAELKEVARKVGIGAVKYADLSKNRTTDYMFNWDSMLSFEGNTAPYLQYAYTRVKSLFRKAGVNMASMPVDITVAEKQEHALAVLLLQFEEVIGMVSREATPHVLCTYLYDVASAFMTFYEACPMLKDGIEPQVRDSRLALSALVAKTLEQGLTLLGIETLEKM, from the coding sequence ATGAACATACATGCACTATTAGTTAACCGTTTCACTGATGCACTACAAGAAATGGGCGTAGACAATGCACCCGTACCAGTGTCGCGCAGCGCTCGACCAGAGTTTGGCGAATACCAATTCAACGGTGCCATGGCGTTGGCTAAGCAGCTTAAACAGAAGCCTCGTGATATTGCCGAAAAGATCGTTGAAACGGTAAAGCTTGACGACATTGCCAGCAAACTTGAAGTCGCCGGCCCAGGTTTTATCAACGTACACCTTAGCGATGCTTGGCTTGCAAACCAATGTGAATCGTCGTTAAACGATTCGCGTCTTGGCATTACAAAATCACAAGAACAAAACATTGTAGTGGATTACTCATCGCCAAACTTGGCCAAAGAGATGCACGTGGGTCACCTACGTACCACGATCATTGGCGATGCAGTGGTGAAAGTACTTGAATTCTTAGGGCATAACGTTATTCGTCAGAACCACATGGGCGACTGGGGTACGCAGTTTGGTATGCTACTCGCGCACCTTTCTGACAAACTTCAAGACGAGGTGGCTGAGACAGCCCTGTCTGACCTTGAAGACTTTTATCGTGAAGCCAAAGTGCGCTTTGACGAAGAAGAAGGTTTTGCCGATCGTGCGCGTGAATACGTGGTTAAGCTTCAAGGTGGCGATGCCCAGTGCTTAGCGTTATGGGAAAAATTCATCGATGTATCAATTGCACATTCAGAAGAAGTGTACGACAAACTAAATGTTAGCCTAACGCGCAAAGACATTATGGGTGAGTCAGCATACAACGACGATCTCGCAAACGTTATTAGCGACCTAAAAGCACAAGGTATTGCGGTAGAAGACCAAGGTGCGCAGGTGGTGTTTATCCCAGAACTTGCCGACAAAGAAGGCAACCCTGCGGTGTACATTGTACAAAAATCAGGTGGCGGCTATTTGTACGCAACCACTGACCTTGCTGCAATGCGCTATCGCAGTGGCAAACTTAACGCCGATCGCACCCTTATTCTTACTGATGCCCGTCAGGCACTGCATTTCAAACAAACTGAAATTGTGGGTCGTAAAGCCGGCTTTATGAAAGAAGAACAGACTTACGAGCATTGCCCATTCGGTATGATGTTAGGCAGTGACGGTAAACCATTTAAAACCCGTACTGGCGGTACGGTTAAGTTGGTGGAATTGCTGGATGAAGCCGTTGAACGTGCGGGTAAATTAATTGCCGAGCGCGACAATGACCTAACGGAGGCAGAGCTTAAAGAAGTGGCGCGTAAAGTGGGTATTGGCGCGGTTAAATACGCAGACCTATCTAAAAACCGCACCACAGACTACATGTTCAACTGGGACTCGATGCTAAGCTTCGAAGGTAATACCGCACCTTACCTTCAATATGCGTACACGCGTGTGAAGAGCTTGTTTAGAAAAGCGGGTGTGAATATGGCAAGCATGCCAGTGGACATCACTGTCGCTGAAAAGCAAGAGCATGCCCTTGCAGTATTACTACTTCAATTTGAAGAAGTGATTGGTATGGTCTCTCGTGAAGCAACACCGCATGTGTTGTGTACATATCTTTATGATGTGGCCTCTGCGTTTATGACCTTCTACGAAGCATGCCCTATGTTAAAAGACGGGATTGAGCCTCAGGTTCGCGATAGCCGTCTGGCACTGTCAGCGTTGGTTGCCAAAACACTCGAGCAAGGATTAACGCTACTTGGTATTGAAACACTAGAAAAAATGTAG
- a CDS encoding NADPH-dependent FMN reductase → MTKILAFAGSTRKGSFNQAIMKVAAEGAREAGAEVTVIDLADYQMPLFNEDEEAEFGTPEKAQAFKELLMSHDGFLIASPEYNSSYPALLKNAIDWASRMSEGEKPLQAYRGKVAGIMAASAGGLGGMRVLVVLRMLLENLGTMVIPNQKAIAKVNTLMNDDGEISDEKTIKQLKNLGKETAEMAAKLS, encoded by the coding sequence ATGACCAAGATCCTTGCATTTGCAGGCAGTACCCGAAAAGGTTCATTTAACCAAGCTATCATGAAAGTCGCTGCAGAAGGTGCGCGCGAAGCTGGCGCTGAAGTCACTGTCATCGATTTAGCCGATTACCAAATGCCACTATTCAACGAAGATGAAGAAGCTGAATTTGGCACACCTGAAAAAGCGCAGGCCTTCAAAGAGCTGCTAATGAGCCATGATGGCTTCCTTATCGCTTCTCCTGAATACAATTCAAGCTATCCCGCTCTTCTCAAAAATGCTATCGACTGGGCATCGCGTATGAGTGAAGGTGAAAAGCCGCTACAAGCTTATCGCGGCAAAGTGGCTGGTATTATGGCTGCATCTGCTGGTGGATTAGGCGGCATGCGCGTTTTAGTCGTGCTAAGAATGCTGTTGGAAAACTTAGGCACCATGGTTATTCCTAATCAAAAAGCTATCGCCAAAGTGAACACGTTAATGAATGATGATGGCGAAATATCTGACGAAAAAACCATTAAACAGCTGAAAAACCTAGGTAAAGAAACCGCTGAAATGGCGGCCAAACTTAGCTAA